In Egicoccus sp. AB-alg6-2, a genomic segment contains:
- the katG gene encoding catalase/peroxidase HPI encodes MSDQQPARRPEWAARTTPSLQGNEHWWPDQLSLNVLHQKHPGSSPFGEDFRYAQAFAQIDVDELSADVDALMTDSKEWWPADWGHYGPFFIRMSWHAAGTYRAVDGRGGGGTGAQRFAPLNSWPDNGNLDKARRLLWPIKQKYGEKISWADLLVFAGNRALETMGFKTFGFGFGRSDIWAPEDDIYWGPENEWLSTNDDRYTGTWEDGSRVLDNPLAAVQMGLIYVNPEGPNGVPDALKSAQDIRETFGRMGMNDRETVALTVGGHTFGKMHGNGPKEAVSGAPEEAKIHEMGIGWANTHETGLGEYTITSGLEGAWTPTPTTWDNSYLDTLFNNKWELTESPAGAKQWEPVDPDERFMVPDAHVEGRMNKPVMSTADMAMLADPDYLEIAKEYFDNPDVLADEFARAWYKLLHRDMGPSSRYLGPQVPSEEMIWQDPVPAHEGPLVDEDQVATLKRQIAESGLTAKQLVGTAWASACTYRQTDHRGGANGARIRLEPQASWDVNLRSGVSAVIDQLEQIKDASGFNVSLADMIVLGGSVGIEMAASAAGHDVTVPFTPGRTDATQEMTEVDTFAWLEPRHDAFRNYLQKDVGIPTEHLMVDRAFMLNLTAPEMAALVGGMRAIGANAGDDNTDGILTDRPGQLTNDFFVNLIDMGTVWEPIGEGEERFEGKDRATGETRWTATRVDLVYGSNSQLRAIAEEFGANGGEQLMLDKFIQGWVKVMQADRFDLHR; translated from the coding sequence GTGTCCGACCAACAGCCCGCCCGCCGCCCGGAGTGGGCCGCCCGCACCACGCCCAGTCTGCAGGGCAACGAGCACTGGTGGCCAGACCAGCTCTCGCTCAACGTCTTGCACCAGAAGCACCCCGGTTCGAGCCCCTTCGGTGAGGACTTCCGCTACGCCCAGGCCTTCGCGCAGATCGACGTCGACGAACTGAGCGCCGACGTCGACGCGCTGATGACCGACTCGAAGGAATGGTGGCCCGCCGACTGGGGCCACTACGGGCCGTTCTTCATCCGCATGTCGTGGCACGCGGCCGGCACGTACCGTGCCGTGGACGGTCGCGGCGGTGGCGGCACCGGGGCGCAGCGGTTCGCGCCGCTCAACAGCTGGCCGGACAACGGCAACCTCGACAAGGCCCGCCGGCTGCTGTGGCCGATCAAGCAGAAGTACGGCGAGAAGATCTCGTGGGCCGACCTGCTCGTCTTCGCCGGCAACCGCGCACTCGAGACGATGGGCTTCAAGACCTTCGGGTTCGGGTTCGGTCGCTCCGACATCTGGGCACCCGAGGACGACATCTACTGGGGCCCCGAGAACGAGTGGCTCTCGACCAACGACGACCGCTACACCGGCACGTGGGAAGACGGCAGCCGCGTCCTCGACAACCCGCTCGCCGCGGTTCAGATGGGCCTGATCTACGTCAACCCGGAGGGGCCGAACGGCGTGCCGGACGCGCTCAAGTCGGCGCAGGACATCCGCGAGACCTTCGGCCGCATGGGGATGAACGACCGCGAGACCGTCGCACTGACGGTGGGTGGTCACACCTTCGGCAAGATGCACGGCAACGGCCCGAAGGAGGCCGTCAGCGGCGCCCCCGAGGAAGCCAAGATCCACGAGATGGGCATCGGCTGGGCCAACACGCACGAGACCGGCCTCGGCGAGTACACCATCACCTCGGGCCTCGAAGGTGCCTGGACTCCGACCCCGACGACGTGGGACAACTCCTACCTCGACACGTTGTTCAACAACAAGTGGGAGCTCACCGAGTCGCCCGCCGGCGCGAAGCAGTGGGAGCCGGTCGACCCCGACGAGCGGTTCATGGTCCCCGACGCCCACGTCGAGGGCCGCATGAACAAGCCGGTGATGTCGACGGCCGACATGGCGATGTTGGCCGACCCCGACTATCTCGAGATCGCCAAGGAGTACTTCGACAACCCGGACGTGCTGGCCGACGAGTTCGCGCGTGCCTGGTACAAGCTGCTGCACCGTGACATGGGCCCGAGCTCGCGTTACCTCGGCCCGCAGGTGCCGAGCGAGGAAATGATCTGGCAGGACCCGGTCCCGGCGCACGAGGGCCCGCTGGTCGACGAGGACCAGGTCGCGACGCTCAAGCGGCAGATCGCCGAGTCGGGCCTCACCGCGAAGCAACTGGTGGGCACCGCATGGGCCTCCGCCTGCACCTACCGGCAGACCGACCACCGTGGTGGTGCCAACGGCGCGCGCATCCGCCTCGAGCCGCAGGCGAGCTGGGACGTCAACCTCCGTTCCGGCGTGTCGGCCGTCATCGATCAGCTCGAGCAGATCAAGGACGCGTCCGGCTTCAACGTCTCGCTGGCCGACATGATCGTCCTCGGCGGCAGCGTCGGCATCGAGATGGCGGCCTCGGCGGCCGGGCACGACGTGACCGTCCCGTTCACGCCGGGGCGCACCGACGCGACCCAGGAGATGACCGAGGTCGACACGTTCGCCTGGCTCGAGCCGCGGCACGACGCCTTCCGCAACTACCTGCAGAAGGACGTCGGCATCCCGACCGAGCACCTGATGGTCGACCGGGCCTTCATGCTCAACCTCACCGCGCCGGAGATGGCGGCGCTGGTGGGTGGCATGCGCGCCATCGGGGCGAACGCCGGTGACGACAACACCGACGGGATCCTCACGGACCGTCCAGGCCAGCTCACGAACGACTTCTTCGTCAACCTCATCGACATGGGCACCGTCTGGGAACCGATCGGCGAGGGCGAGGAGCGCTTCGAGGGCAAGGACCGCGCGACCGGCGAGACCAGGTGGACGGCGACCCGCGTCGACCTGGTGTACGGCTCCAACTCGCAGCTGCGGGCCATCGCCGAGGAGTTCGGCGCCAACGGCGGCGAGCAACTCATGCTGGACAAGTTCATCCAGGGCTGGGTGAAGGTCATGCAGGCCGACCGGTTCGACCTGCACCGCTAG
- a CDS encoding Fur family transcriptional regulator, with protein sequence MQPLLTRLRNRQWRLTAQRRVIAEVLAGEHVHLTADEVFERSRAILPEVSRATVYNTLNELVGMGELFEVTHVDGRKRYDPNVEERHHHLVCVDCGRMLDVLADDPRLPEGQQHGFEVLRVEVTFRARCPDCVPVATV encoded by the coding sequence GTGCAGCCGCTGCTGACCCGCCTCCGCAACCGCCAGTGGCGCCTGACGGCGCAGCGACGCGTCATCGCCGAGGTGCTCGCCGGCGAGCACGTCCACCTGACCGCGGACGAGGTCTTCGAGCGCTCCCGCGCGATCCTGCCCGAGGTCAGCCGCGCCACCGTCTACAACACCCTCAACGAGCTGGTTGGCATGGGCGAGCTGTTCGAGGTGACGCACGTCGACGGACGCAAGCGGTACGACCCCAACGTCGAGGAACGCCACCACCACCTGGTGTGCGTCGACTGCGGCCGGATGCTCGACGTCCTGGCCGACGACCCGCGCCTGCCCGAGGGCCAGCAGCACGGCTTCGAGGTGCTCCGCGTCGAGGTCACCTTCCGGGCGCGCTGCCCCGACTGCGTCCCGGTCGCGACGGTCTGA